The Alphaproteobacteria bacterium genome has a window encoding:
- the bamA gene encoding outer membrane protein assembly factor BamA, with protein sequence MRKWGSMRPLAILAVVMGMIGLGMAAKAQQGGPAISAIVVEGNQRIESETVRSYLTVQEGDPLDPFALNDSLRALFASGLFRDADLTVTGTVVTVTVDENPIINRVVFEGNDRIDTDVLEAEIQSRPRIVYTQTQVADDADRILEVYRRSGRYAAAVDPQIITLDQNRVDLVFEVEEGPLTGVDRISFVGNRAFGDGTLRGEILTEESAWWRILSSSDNYDPDRLTFDRELLRNFYLSEGYADFRVVSAVAELAPEGDGFFVTFTVEEGERYSFGAIDVQSALPDLSPEELRSEITTFEGDWYDAEAVEASIQAMTARLGELGYAFAEVRPRIERDRDNLLIGVTYDIQQGPRVYVQRIDIVGNVRTQDQVIRREMRLVEGDAFNTARLRRSEQEIRDLDFFETVDVSSVPGDAPDQTVIVVEVEEKSTGELSIGAGYSTNDGALADFSLRERNLLGQGQDLRLGLSLATSRQEIDLSFTEPYFLDRRLAAGFDIFRITRDQQDVASYDSEETGFALRAGYNINESLSQNWTYTLRQDSISNVPSDASIFVREQEGDRITSSIGQQLLFDQRDSRVNPTEGYFLRAGTEFAGLGGDVTFFRATAGAGYYYPVAEEVVASLSAEAGMISGIGEDVRIFNRFFIGGRDLRGFRRGGIGPRDLFTDDALGGNTFFTGSAEMSFPLGLPEELGLTGAVFADFGTLTGLDSSGPTVVDSGSIRSSVGIGVLWDSPFGPVRVDVSQPVSKESYDETERFSLSFGTRF encoded by the coding sequence ATGCGGAAGTGGGGCAGCATGCGGCCGCTGGCCATCCTCGCGGTCGTGATGGGGATGATCGGCCTTGGCATGGCGGCGAAGGCCCAGCAGGGCGGCCCGGCCATTTCCGCCATCGTGGTCGAGGGCAACCAGCGCATCGAGAGCGAGACGGTCCGCTCCTACCTGACGGTGCAGGAGGGCGATCCGCTCGACCCGTTCGCGCTGAACGACTCGCTGCGCGCCCTGTTCGCCAGCGGCCTGTTCCGCGACGCCGACCTGACCGTGACCGGCACGGTCGTTACCGTGACGGTGGACGAGAACCCGATCATCAACCGCGTGGTGTTCGAGGGGAACGACCGCATCGACACCGACGTGCTGGAGGCCGAGATCCAGTCGCGGCCGCGCATCGTCTACACCCAGACCCAGGTGGCCGACGACGCCGACCGCATCCTCGAGGTCTATCGGCGCAGCGGCCGCTATGCCGCGGCGGTCGACCCGCAGATCATCACGCTGGACCAGAACCGCGTCGACCTCGTCTTCGAGGTCGAGGAGGGCCCGCTCACCGGCGTCGACCGCATCAGCTTCGTCGGCAACCGGGCTTTCGGCGACGGCACGCTCAGGGGCGAGATCCTCACCGAGGAGAGCGCCTGGTGGCGCATCCTGTCCAGTTCGGACAACTACGACCCGGACCGGCTGACGTTCGACCGCGAGCTGCTGCGCAACTTCTACCTGTCCGAGGGCTACGCCGACTTCCGGGTGGTCTCCGCCGTCGCCGAGCTGGCGCCGGAAGGCGACGGCTTCTTCGTCACCTTCACGGTGGAGGAGGGCGAGCGCTACAGCTTCGGCGCGATCGACGTGCAGAGCGCGCTGCCCGACCTGTCGCCGGAGGAGCTGCGCAGCGAGATCACCACCTTCGAGGGCGACTGGTACGACGCCGAGGCGGTCGAGGCCTCGATCCAGGCGATGACGGCGCGGCTGGGCGAGCTCGGCTATGCCTTCGCCGAGGTGCGCCCGCGCATCGAGCGCGACCGCGACAACCTGCTGATCGGCGTCACCTACGACATCCAGCAGGGCCCGCGCGTCTACGTGCAGCGCATCGACATCGTCGGCAACGTGCGCACCCAGGACCAGGTGATTCGCCGCGAGATGCGGCTGGTGGAGGGCGATGCCTTCAACACCGCGCGGCTGCGCCGGTCGGAGCAGGAGATCCGCGACCTCGACTTCTTCGAGACCGTCGACGTCAGCAGCGTGCCGGGCGACGCCCCCGACCAGACCGTGATCGTGGTCGAGGTGGAGGAGAAGTCGACCGGCGAGCTGTCGATCGGCGCCGGCTATTCCACCAACGACGGCGCGCTCGCCGACTTCTCGCTGCGCGAACGCAACCTGCTGGGCCAGGGCCAGGACCTGCGGCTCGGCCTGTCGCTGGCGACGTCCAGGCAGGAGATCGACCTCAGCTTCACCGAGCCCTATTTCCTCGACCGCCGGCTCGCCGCGGGCTTCGATATCTTCCGCATCACCCGCGACCAGCAGGACGTCGCCTCCTACGACTCCGAGGAAACCGGCTTCGCGCTGCGGGCGGGCTATAACATCAACGAAAGCCTGAGCCAGAACTGGACCTACACCCTGCGCCAGGATTCGATCAGCAACGTGCCGTCCGACGCCTCGATCTTCGTGCGCGAGCAGGAGGGCGACCGCATCACCTCGTCGATCGGCCAGCAGCTGCTGTTCGACCAGCGCGACAGCCGCGTCAACCCGACCGAGGGGTATTTCCTCCGGGCCGGGACCGAGTTCGCCGGCCTGGGCGGCGACGTCACCTTCTTCCGCGCGACGGCGGGCGCCGGCTACTACTATCCGGTCGCCGAGGAGGTGGTCGCCTCGCTCAGCGCCGAGGCCGGCATGATCAGCGGCATCGGCGAGGACGTGCGCATCTTCAACCGCTTCTTCATCGGCGGCCGCGACCTGCGCGGCTTCCGCCGCGGCGGCATCGGTCCGCGCGACCTGTTCACCGACGACGCGCTGGGCGGCAACACCTTCTTCACCGGCTCGGCGGAGATGTCGTTCCCGCTCGGCCTGCCCGAGGAACTGGGACTGACCGGAGCCGTGTTCGCCGATTTCGGCACGCTGACCGGCCTCGACTCCTCCGGCCCGACCGTCGTCGACTCCGGCTCGATCCGCAGCTCGGTCGGCATCGGCGTGCTGTGGGATTCGCCGTTCGGCCCGGTCCGGGTCGACGTCTCGCAGCCGGTATCGAAGGAATCCTACGACGAGACCGAGCGCTTCTCGCTCAGCTTCGGCACCCGGTTCTAG